In one window of Cupriavidus necator N-1 DNA:
- the gloA gene encoding lactoylglutathione lyase — translation MRLLHTMLRVGDMQRSIDFYTRVLGMQLLRQSDNPEYKYRLAFVGYGPESETAVLELTYNYGVDQYDLGTAYGHIALETDDAAAACERIRTAGGKVVREAGPVKGGTTVIAFVEDPDGYKIELIERHSTRDASRP, via the coding sequence ATGCGACTCCTCCACACCATGCTGCGCGTCGGCGACATGCAGCGCTCCATCGATTTCTACACGCGCGTGCTCGGCATGCAGCTGCTGCGCCAGAGCGACAACCCTGAATACAAGTACCGCCTCGCCTTTGTCGGCTACGGCCCCGAGAGCGAGACCGCGGTGCTGGAGCTGACCTACAACTACGGCGTCGACCAATATGACCTGGGCACGGCCTACGGCCATATCGCGCTGGAAACCGACGATGCCGCGGCCGCGTGCGAGCGCATCCGCACCGCCGGGGGCAAGGTTGTGCGCGAAGCCGGCCCGGTCAAGGGCGGCACCACCGTGATCGCCTTTGTCGAAGACCCGGACGGCTACAAGATCGAGCTGATCGAGCGCCATTCCACCCGCGACGCCAGCCGTCCCTGA
- a CDS encoding M48 family metallopeptidase codes for MKLLRPDADGAQLELPLAESAQAPQPAPLAQEPPQQPAWPVPQPNARLLRIGERPLHYTLKRSARRTIGFTIDDRGLSITAPRWVTLADIELAILEKQRWIFNKLGEWRHRESRRILPTVQWRDGASLPFLGQPLTLSLESPLGALLFDADRRVLHLALPGHADEQQIKDRVQGWLQQQARRLLAERLDIYADKLGVRHTGFALTSAATRWGSCTADGKIRLNWRLMHFPLSMIDYVAAHELAHLKEMNHGPRFWQTVESIFPEFRDARAQLRAHPPELLPTF; via the coding sequence ATGAAGCTGCTGCGACCTGACGCCGACGGCGCGCAGCTGGAGCTGCCGCTGGCGGAGTCCGCCCAGGCACCGCAGCCAGCCCCGCTTGCGCAGGAGCCCCCGCAGCAGCCCGCATGGCCGGTGCCGCAACCCAATGCTCGCCTGCTGCGCATCGGCGAACGGCCGCTGCATTACACGCTCAAGCGCTCGGCGCGCCGCACCATCGGCTTCACCATCGACGACCGCGGCCTGTCGATCACGGCGCCGCGCTGGGTCACGCTGGCGGACATCGAGTTGGCCATCCTGGAAAAACAGCGCTGGATCTTCAACAAGCTGGGCGAGTGGCGCCACCGCGAGTCGCGCCGCATCCTGCCCACGGTGCAATGGCGCGACGGCGCCAGCCTGCCCTTCCTGGGGCAGCCGCTGACGCTGTCGCTGGAGTCGCCGCTCGGCGCGCTGCTGTTCGATGCCGACCGCCGCGTGCTGCACCTGGCGCTGCCGGGCCATGCCGACGAGCAGCAGATCAAGGACCGAGTGCAAGGCTGGCTGCAGCAGCAGGCGCGCCGGCTGCTGGCCGAGCGGCTCGATATCTACGCCGATAAGCTGGGCGTGCGCCACACCGGCTTTGCGCTGACCTCGGCCGCCACGCGCTGGGGCAGCTGCACCGCCGACGGCAAGATCCGGCTGAACTGGCGCCTGATGCATTTCCCGCTGTCGATGATCGACTATGTCGCCGCGCACGAGCTGGCGCACCTGAAGGAAATGAACCACGGCCCGCGCTTCTGGCAGACCGTGGAATCGATCTTCCCCGAGTTCCGCGATGCGCGCGCGCAACTGCGGGCACACCCGCCCGAGCTGTTGCCGACCTTCTGA
- a CDS encoding lysophospholipid acyltransferase family protein, which produces MTFLRSLLFALYLLVLTPPYACACFLVFPFMNADQRFRFVRGWPLLVIWAARGICGIQYRIEGHEHMDVMLDKPVVLLSKHQSAWETVAYVALMPKPLCFVFKRELLLVPFFGWALGMLKMVHINRKEGTRAFASAARQGRERLAEGAWIIMFPEGTRTPSGLEKARYKSGGARLAVETGAWVLPMAVNSGRVWPRNSFLKHPGMVTISVGPAIASANKTADQLNQEVAEWIERDMRRIDPQSYRSAAPGGPAA; this is translated from the coding sequence ATGACGTTTCTTCGTTCCCTGTTGTTTGCGCTGTACCTGCTGGTGCTGACGCCACCCTACGCCTGCGCCTGCTTCCTGGTGTTCCCGTTCATGAATGCCGACCAGCGCTTCCGCTTCGTGCGCGGCTGGCCTCTGCTGGTGATCTGGGCCGCGCGCGGCATCTGCGGCATCCAGTACCGCATCGAAGGCCATGAGCATATGGACGTGATGCTCGACAAGCCGGTGGTGCTGCTGTCCAAGCACCAGTCGGCCTGGGAAACCGTGGCCTACGTGGCGCTGATGCCCAAGCCGCTGTGCTTCGTGTTCAAGCGCGAGCTGCTGCTGGTGCCGTTCTTCGGCTGGGCGCTGGGCATGCTGAAGATGGTCCATATCAACCGCAAGGAAGGCACCCGCGCCTTTGCCTCGGCCGCGCGCCAGGGCCGCGAGCGGCTGGCCGAAGGCGCCTGGATCATCATGTTCCCGGAAGGCACGCGCACGCCTTCGGGCCTGGAGAAGGCGCGCTACAAGAGCGGCGGCGCGCGCCTGGCGGTGGAAACCGGCGCCTGGGTGCTGCCGATGGCGGTCAACTCGGGCCGGGTGTGGCCGCGCAATTCGTTCCTGAAGCACCCGGGCATGGTGACGATCTCGGTCGGCCCGGCAATCGCCTCGGCCAACAAGACCGCGGACCAGCTCAACCAGGAGGTGGCGGAATGGATCGAGCGTGACATGCGCCGCATTGATCCGCAGAGCTACCGGAGCGCGGCTCCGGGCGGGCCCGCCGCATGA
- the gmhB gene encoding D-glycero-beta-D-manno-heptose 1,7-bisphosphate 7-phosphatase, with product MPQTPPKFVILDRDGVVNLDSDQFIKTPDEWVPIDGSLEAIAALNQAGYRVILASNQSGIGRGLFEMSALNAMHEKMHTLLARLGGRVDAVFFCPHTAADGCDCRKPKPGMLEQISERFGIELRGVPIVGDSLRDLEAGVAVGCAPHLVRSGKGQKTFDQGGLPPGTQVHDDLRAFARWLTGNGGAQRPPAHSAG from the coding sequence ATGCCGCAGACGCCGCCCAAGTTTGTCATCCTGGACCGCGACGGGGTGGTCAACCTCGACAGCGACCAGTTCATCAAGACGCCCGATGAATGGGTGCCGATCGACGGCAGCCTGGAGGCCATCGCCGCGCTGAACCAGGCCGGCTACCGCGTGATCCTCGCCAGCAACCAGTCCGGCATCGGCCGCGGGCTGTTCGAGATGAGCGCGCTCAACGCCATGCACGAGAAGATGCACACGTTGCTCGCGCGCCTGGGCGGGCGCGTCGACGCGGTGTTCTTCTGCCCGCATACCGCCGCAGACGGTTGCGACTGCCGCAAGCCCAAGCCGGGCATGCTGGAGCAGATCAGCGAGCGCTTCGGCATCGAGCTCCGCGGCGTGCCCATCGTTGGCGATTCGTTGCGCGACCTGGAAGCCGGCGTGGCGGTTGGCTGCGCGCCGCACCTGGTGCGCAGCGGCAAAGGCCAGAAGACCTTCGACCAGGGTGGCCTGCCGCCGGGCACGCAGGTACACGACGACCTGCGCGCGTTTGCACGCTGGCTGACCGGCAACGGCGGCGCACAGCGCCCGCCCGCTCATAGCGCCGGCTGA
- the glyS gene encoding glycine--tRNA ligase subunit beta, which translates to MSQPMTDSLLIELFTEELPPKALGRLGDAFAQGLFAGLGERDLLEPGATVTPFATPRRLAALVSGVRRSAPDREQREKVLPLSVALDANGEPTAPLAKKLAALAKSVGVAEIDWQSLERASDGKAEAFFYRYIARGAELAAAVQAALEDTIAKLPIPKVMSYQRPDGSTVHFVRPAHSLIALFGAEILPVTLLGLQASNLTQGHRFLSHGRIEIAHANDYAQQLESAGHVVASYAERRERMRAALLKEAGADQVIMPDSLLDEVNSLVEWPVVYACHFEEAFLAVPQECLILTMQTNQKYFALTDADGHLRNRFLIVSNLATETPQSIITGNERVVRPRLADAKFFFDQDRKKTLASRVPQLASVVYHNKIGTQLDRVQRLQQIAGHIADALNDSGVPTDKAAAMRGAELAKADLLTDMVGEFPELQGTMGTYYARHDDEAEDVALACSEHYRPRFAGDALPAGAVSTAVALADKLETLVGIWGIGLQPTGEKDPFALRRHALGILRMLIEKPLALSLSSLLALTQHAFAGIAAVKPAPEAIADFLYDRVRGYLKDKGYTTNEVEAVVSLRPDQLHDILGRMEAVRTFAALPEAEALAAANKRITNILRKNTEPVGAVDPALFQEEAEGALHAAIERVRPAVEAAFASGDFTAALRDLAQLRDAVDRFFNDVMVMAEDAQLRANRLALLASLHAMANRVADISKLAA; encoded by the coding sequence ATGTCGCAACCCATGACCGACTCGCTGCTGATCGAACTGTTCACCGAAGAACTGCCACCCAAGGCGCTGGGGCGCCTGGGCGACGCCTTCGCGCAGGGCCTGTTCGCCGGCCTGGGCGAGCGCGACCTGCTTGAGCCGGGCGCCACCGTGACGCCGTTCGCCACCCCGCGCCGCCTGGCCGCGCTGGTGTCGGGCGTGCGCCGCAGCGCGCCGGACCGCGAGCAGCGCGAGAAGGTCCTGCCGCTGTCGGTGGCGCTGGACGCCAACGGCGAGCCCACCGCGCCGCTGGCCAAGAAGCTGGCCGCGCTGGCCAAGTCGGTCGGCGTCGCCGAGATCGACTGGCAGTCGCTGGAGCGCGCCTCCGACGGCAAGGCCGAGGCCTTCTTCTACCGCTATATCGCACGCGGCGCCGAACTGGCTGCCGCGGTGCAGGCAGCGCTGGAAGACACCATTGCGAAGCTGCCGATCCCCAAGGTCATGAGCTACCAGCGTCCGGACGGCAGCACGGTGCATTTCGTGCGCCCGGCGCACAGCCTGATCGCACTGTTCGGCGCCGAGATCCTGCCGGTGACGCTGCTGGGGCTGCAGGCCAGCAACCTGACCCAGGGCCACCGCTTCCTGTCGCACGGCAGGATCGAGATCGCACATGCCAACGACTATGCGCAGCAGCTGGAGTCCGCCGGCCACGTGGTGGCCAGCTATGCCGAGCGCCGCGAGCGCATGCGCGCCGCGCTGCTCAAGGAAGCCGGCGCCGACCAGGTGATCATGCCCGATTCGCTGCTCGATGAAGTCAACTCGCTGGTGGAATGGCCGGTGGTCTATGCCTGCCATTTCGAGGAAGCCTTCCTGGCGGTGCCGCAGGAATGCCTGATCCTGACCATGCAGACCAACCAGAAGTACTTTGCGCTGACCGATGCCGACGGCCACCTGCGCAACCGCTTCCTGATCGTGTCGAACCTGGCCACCGAGACGCCGCAGTCGATCATCACCGGCAACGAGCGCGTGGTGCGCCCGCGCCTGGCCGATGCCAAGTTCTTCTTCGACCAGGACCGCAAGAAGACGCTGGCGTCGCGCGTGCCGCAGCTGGCCAGCGTGGTCTACCACAACAAGATCGGCACCCAGCTGGACCGCGTGCAGCGCCTGCAGCAGATCGCCGGCCATATCGCCGACGCGCTCAACGACAGCGGCGTGCCCACCGACAAGGCCGCCGCGATGCGCGGCGCCGAACTGGCCAAGGCCGACCTGCTGACCGACATGGTCGGCGAGTTCCCCGAGCTGCAGGGCACCATGGGCACGTACTACGCCCGTCACGATGACGAGGCCGAAGACGTGGCACTGGCCTGCTCCGAACACTACCGTCCGCGCTTTGCCGGCGATGCGCTGCCCGCAGGCGCGGTCAGCACCGCCGTGGCGCTGGCCGACAAGCTCGAGACCCTGGTCGGGATCTGGGGCATCGGCCTGCAGCCCACCGGCGAGAAGGACCCGTTCGCGCTGCGCCGCCATGCGCTTGGCATCCTGCGCATGCTGATCGAAAAGCCGCTGGCGCTGTCGCTGTCGTCGCTGCTGGCGCTGACGCAGCACGCCTTTGCCGGCATCGCTGCAGTCAAGCCGGCACCCGAGGCAATCGCCGACTTCCTGTACGACCGCGTGCGCGGCTACCTGAAGGACAAGGGCTACACCACCAACGAAGTCGAGGCCGTGGTCAGCCTGCGCCCGGACCAGCTGCATGACATCCTGGGCCGCATGGAGGCAGTGCGCACCTTTGCCGCGCTGCCCGAGGCCGAGGCCCTGGCCGCCGCCAACAAGCGCATCACCAACATCCTGCGCAAGAACACCGAGCCGGTCGGCGCGGTCGATCCGGCGCTGTTCCAGGAAGAGGCAGAAGGCGCGCTGCACGCCGCCATCGAGCGCGTGCGCCCGGCCGTGGAAGCAGCCTTCGCCAGCGGCGATTTCACCGCCGCGCTGCGCGACCTGGCCCAGCTGCGCGATGCCGTCGACCGCTTCTTCAATGATGTGATGGTGATGGCCGAGGACGCGCAGCTGCGCGCCAACCGCCTGGCGCTGCTGGCTTCGCTGCATGCGATGGCCAACCGCGTGGCCGACATCTCCAAGCTGGCCGCCTAA
- the glyQ gene encoding glycine--tRNA ligase subunit alpha has translation MLTFQQMILTLQAYWDRQGCALLQPIDLEVGAGTSHVHTFLRALGPEPWRAAYVQPSRRPKDGRYGENPNRLQHYYQYQVVLKPAPENILELYLGSLEALGLDLKQNDIRFVEDDWENPTLGAWGLGWEVWLNGMEVTQFTYFQQVGGIDCKPITGEITYGIERLAMYLQKVENVFDLIWTEWVENGETRRLTYGDVYHQNEVEQSTYNFEHSNTEILFRHFAEHEGEAKRLMGNGDGAEEGQAAGTRLALPAYEQVLKAAHTFNLLDARGAISVTERAAYIGRIRNLSRQVAQAYYDSREALGFPMCGNGGARA, from the coding sequence ATGCTGACCTTCCAACAAATGATTCTGACCCTGCAGGCCTATTGGGACCGGCAGGGCTGCGCGCTGTTGCAACCCATCGATCTGGAGGTCGGCGCCGGCACATCCCACGTACACACCTTCCTGCGCGCGCTCGGCCCCGAGCCGTGGCGCGCCGCCTACGTGCAGCCGTCGCGCCGCCCCAAGGACGGCCGCTATGGCGAGAACCCCAACCGCCTGCAGCACTACTACCAGTACCAGGTGGTGCTCAAGCCCGCGCCCGAGAACATTCTGGAGCTGTACCTGGGCTCGCTCGAGGCGCTCGGCCTGGACCTCAAGCAGAACGACATCCGCTTCGTCGAGGACGACTGGGAGAACCCCACGCTGGGCGCCTGGGGCCTGGGCTGGGAAGTCTGGCTCAACGGCATGGAAGTGACGCAGTTCACCTACTTCCAGCAGGTGGGCGGGATCGACTGCAAGCCCATCACCGGCGAGATCACCTACGGCATCGAACGCCTGGCGATGTACCTGCAGAAGGTCGAGAACGTCTTTGACCTGATCTGGACCGAGTGGGTCGAGAACGGCGAGACGCGCCGCCTGACCTATGGCGACGTGTACCACCAGAATGAAGTCGAGCAGTCGACCTACAACTTCGAGCACAGCAACACCGAGATCCTGTTCCGCCATTTCGCCGAGCACGAAGGCGAGGCCAAGCGGCTGATGGGCAATGGCGACGGCGCCGAGGAAGGCCAGGCCGCCGGCACGCGCCTGGCGCTGCCCGCCTACGAGCAGGTGCTCAAGGCCGCCCACACTTTCAACCTGCTGGACGCGCGCGGCGCGATCTCGGTGACCGAGCGCGCGGCGTATATCGGCCGCATCCGCAACCTGTCGCGCCAGGTGGCACAGGCTTACTACGACTCGCGCGAGGCCCTCGGCTTCCCGATGTGCGGCAACGGCGGAGCCCGGGCATGA